From the genome of Nicotiana sylvestris chromosome 1, ASM39365v2, whole genome shotgun sequence:
GTAGCAAAATGAAGATAGTAACACGTTCCTATTATTAGATCAATAGAGTTCAATGTCTACGGTGTTATTCATTTCTGTTGCATTTATATGCAGTGGCTGAAAATGTACAAGTAGTCCTGGATGTCTCCTACTATGAGCGAAAGAAGCTCATAAGGTCCGGATGTTTCCTATGTCCTGTACAATGGTCCTCCTCTTACACCAAAAATGTAAATTTTGTAAGCATCTAAATATTGTAAGCATGACAGTACACATGACTTGCAAATCATTTATTGTATGAACCATTTTTCCAGGAGAATAAAATAAGAGTATGGAAGAGCAATTCAAACTCTTTCAGATATTTTTTCTTTGAACGGGTAAGTAATGATTATATTGATAAAAAAGATAGTCTCAAACTCTTGCAGGTAAGTTTCTAGGACAATATCAGCAACCTCATTTATCTGGCATACTTTTATCTTTTGGATGTTTATACTTACAGTTTCATCATTTAAATGATTCAATTAACTCAGAGCTAGCATCATGTCTAACCGACCATCTATCTAAGGTTCTCATAAAGTTGAACCTTCCTAAAAAGGGCAAACAATCTCCCCAAGAGCTCAAATTACCATTTTATTTTGACATTCATGCATGGCTCCTCACAACAACTCTATATCTTCCATGCATTTGAGCAGTATTTCAGTTTAATCTTGTATTGATTCAAGAACATTAATCTATCCATCACAGACCCCTCGCAAAACTAACTCAACTGTTACATGATACTCAGGGACCTGAGTACATTAATATGTTGTGTATCATATTATACATCAGTTGACAGATTTTAGTGGTAAAGACTCAACAGCGAAATGAACATCACCAAATATTGGATGAAATCAACCATCATTTCTCGGAAATAACAGCTCATCCATTGACACCATTATGACGTATATCTCAGTATAATCACATAGAAGGATTgcacaaagaaaatgaaaaaacaagAACTAAAGAACTGTTATCTAATTTCACCTTTTGCATCAGTTGCGAGTTGCGACTATGTCTGAGCACAGAAGATTGTTTTTGTGGCGCAAAAGAGAAGCAGACACATCCTCCATTGAGTTGCACCCATTCAATATGACTAACCAATCCTTGATGTACACAAAAAAAATTATGAAGATGAGATAACCTCCATATAACTCGTATCTTTAACTACTCTAAccaaaagagagagagagtgtcAAGAGAAGAAAAGCACACACCTGCATTGCACTGGAACCAAGAACCACAAAGATTTTCGCTCCCTCTCGAAGAACAGGGTACTCAAAAGTAGTTTAAGTGTGAAATAACAATGACAGAATACGGGGTACCAAAAGCAATGACGGAATGAGTCTATTAGACCACTCTCAAAATTCTCGGCCATAATTAACAATTGACAACATCATTGTAGAGGTGTCCATCTATGTCAGGGACAAATCCCTTCTCTATCATTTCTTCTCTGATAATGTCATAGGTAGTTCTATTGGGTACCAATCCTTTTTCCAACATCTCATTCAAAAAAGCATTTGCTTCTCCCAACTTATCTTTTTGACAGAAACCTTTAATCAAGACGTTGTAAGTAACAACATTCGGTTGTTTTCCTTCCTTCTCCATTCTTTTCCTAATAGTAACAGCTACCTTGGGGTTTCCTTCTTGGCAATAGCCAGCCATCAAAGTGTTGTAAGTCACATGACTTGGGATCAGCCCTTTCTCAGACATCTCATCCAGAAGTCTAACTGACCTTCTTGATTCTCCCCTTTTGCACATTGCATCTATTCGAATATTGTAAGTTACTACATCAGCCCTCACACTCTTCTCCTCCATTTCCTCCAGTAGCTTTTTTGCTGCTTCAATATTTCCCTCTCGATAATAACCACCCAATAAGCAATTATATGTCGAAATGTTAGGACAAATCAGTTTGTTCGACATCAACTCACGTAGTGCGACTGCTTCTTCCATTTTGCTAGCCTTACAATGAGCATCAATAACTGTATTAAAAGTAAGTACATTAAAATCTAACCCTTgcttcataacatcatcaaacaACTCTTTAGCCTCTCTGAACATCTTCATTTTTGAAAACCCATTTATCAGTACATTATAAGTCCGAATATTAGGCTCCAACCCCAAACGTAACATTTCTGCACGTAAACCAAGAGCCTCATCAACTTTCCCATCACCAAAGAGCCCATTAATTAACGAGTTAAACGTTACAATGTCCGGTCTCATCCCTTGAAACCGCATTTCTTTAAAGAGCTTCATAGCTGCCCCAACATTGTCATCCTTACAAAACCCATCAATAAGAGTATTATAAGTTCTCTCATTTGGACTCACCCCCTGCTCCACCATTTCTCTCAAAAATGCATCAGCTTTATACATCTTCCCATCCCCACCTCTCTTGCAATACCCATCAATCAATGTATTGTAAGTAACCACATTCGGAATAATCCCCCGAACCTTCATATCTTCCATCACATCCTTAGCCTTATTCAACTTCCCCGCCTTACACAACCCATTAATCACAATATTAAATGTGTACATGTCAACCTCAATTCTCCTCCTAATCATCTCCTTATACAAAAGCTCTGTTACCTCAAATTTCCCCTCATTCACCACCCCTTTAAGCATCGGTTTACACGACAATACAGATAACTTAAATTCATAATCTCCAGCTCTATTGAAAGCCTCCAGAGCTAAATCCAGCTTAGCATTATTAACATAAGCTAATACCAACATGTCAACAATAATAGAATTAGCACAAACATTATCACTACAAGTCAAGAGTGTATGAAAAACAGAAGAAACCGTATGGGTTTTCCCATActtaacaaaatcatgcaataaagaTCGAACCTTTGGGTATCTTTTATCATTGACTAACAAAATAAGCAGTTTGAATAAATGGTCAAGAGGGTGGTAAACCTGATAACCATGTTGAGACCATTTAAAGAAAGGCAAAATGGAGGTAGAATCAAAACCAGAATCAAAAAGTTGTTGGAGAAAATAAGTTGGGCTAATGGGTTTAATTAGGTCCTTCAGTTGAGACCAGTGCTGCTTTGAAATCAGTTCTGAAACTCTAGATTTGAAAAGTGGGTTTGAAACCAAATTGGGTGTTGAAGTTGAGGATGAGGTTGGCTCTGAATTAACTGAAGATTCTGTGAAAAGGCACCGAAGGGGTATTCGGGTGTGTAGACAACGCCGAAGGTATGATACCGACATGGATACAGGCGATGAAACTGCAGGAGAAAATTTGATTAGCAACAGGGATTCGTGCAGAACATTGAGAAACACGAGCACACTACTAAAATAGGACTAAAATAGTCCAATCCCTATAAATTAAGGGCCATTTTGATCATTTTCTAGCTTGTGGTTTTGAACACAACTATTCGTTATAAAAGCCAAAAAAATTAACtatgttatgaaacaataaaagaagaagaatagtATTGTAGAGAAAatgagagagagaattcttattgatattgagatgaattacaatggaataaaaccctctatttatagggagagggtgacttagccaccaagtaatgaACCCTacaatctctctaaatatagacattcaccataaataaaattctatttataacactccccttgaatgtctattcaacaaatAGTATGCCTCGTTAAAATCTTAATTAAATAAAACCCAgcgggaaaaaaattctagagaaggaaaaagagtacacatatctaataatacgccttttggttgcctcgttaaaaaccttgcaaggaaaatccAGTGGGACAAAATCTTGTAAGGGAAAAAAAGTGCAACGtgcattaactccccctgatgagagcatcaattcacatctttaagcatttgcattccaatcttgtgcaccatcttcaaaacGGTCTTTGGTAGAGACTTGATAAACAAATAAACCATATTAACTCGAATGAATATATTGCatcttgaaatcatcattcttgatagagATGTAATGTCTTCATAAACTTCTGTAGAATGAccttttcaatatctccatagaggtattctcgctatcacattatcatgcttatagttatagcaagatacatatgtgcacaaattgcacttaggatgtggtacttcaagacccagaattgtatatgctttaagcgacttaaatccttcatggattgtcatataagttaagtcatataagccatataatagactttagatgcatatcaagtttttatgtcatgctagacatataagatatcggaaactgattgcacataccattgactttatactttcaagtatttgaacaATATAGACAAAACTATATGTCTTTCATATCGAATCAATTCTTCTTGAATTATGTCTCTTCCATTTGGCCAATACTTTTATGTCTATATTCGatagacttaagatcctcatctatacttagcgttgtgatagatgtcgtcgacaaacattttatatcggttccaatattttttcataaagacataacatagagatctcttcattcatatattcaggtactTGAATCTCTcgtgagattttatgaagtgttatgtcgtgtgatcttctagatcacttgcctcctttattatgatcattttgatcatttgctcgtcttctttatcaagaagtttagTTGAAACCAATTTGTCTATATGGTTTAAGCGTACTATAGACTTTGTCTTCTAGgacttaataggagcatttgcaatgagaatatagttactttcttttggtcagcaaatgcgtctagcatactttgcaatatattgcagatgaattatcgttttatgaacttcaagttcatattatcgtatttgaggatctagatatacaaatgataattcattccacgtaactttttctcaactgtttatcatgtctccctctcatgttagaaaaactaacttgcttcctcaacTTTGAAAGCTCATCTTTGTGTGTCATGGTGTTAATtaaaatatacaccgcacatcaataataataataataagatagAATTATTTAGTTCCTGGccctgaaccacttgtgaggggataatgtaatatactttcgtatataacctatatcaaactgatatagataactttggtATAAGCAAttgtttagctattaagtggaggcactcaataaatcattttgctaaaccaactgtgatgcaaaccaacttatcacgatgaactatcttgaataaaaaaaatctggaatatgctctaaattaaattattgagcagtTACCTCGCAAACACCAGGTTgcaggttaataataatcgcacatgtaaccatctcatagatgcatcttgcGTGGTATACCTGGCAGGTGACTgtgcccatattcacctttgatatttccaatattcatgggattcaatctcAATTTTAGTCGGTATATTAATTAACGAGAACAGTCGACATAGGAGAATTCATAAAggactttctagttctttaatatttacccatgtgaattttctattatttttgcacatcatacttaaattgatatggttaaaccaattatgccaattgaataaattatcaatattgataaacttcaggtttacaccatgacgtgtgcaattatcaataaactccaagtttattatgatatgggtttttatatcaataaacatccATTTTAGTAtggtattcttttatttgtgtagtacaaactggagaataaaaTGGGTAATTTTTTACATACATATTACCctgctacaagttgtagtaatagaaaacatcaaatattttctttatttatagtctcaatataaccaaACCGCTTTCGCGTATAATTTGGAAACTGAATAAGCTTcattgagacttactacaacataataccttattggtaatcaattgcgtttctccaaaatagtataattggctcttgCAGAGTTCCCAATTAATTTTGTAGTACcgcatattcatcaacatccatatggtgaatatctcttttaagaaggaagttataccattatggttatgatcaaaattatatgcaagatatgtttcttgcattacTGTTGTCTTTAAATAATCATATTGCCGAAATATTTTTGCGTATAATAAgtacgtgaccaatgaccatttatgccataataatgacattattttcttatttcctctcaaatcaccttctagaggtgagtgtggtatatacCACTAGCGTGGTATATACCACTAGCAcactcatattcttccaagaatgaatatgtattcataaatcacatgttgtcacattcacatcatgaatgaacCATAATCATCTCtatgtgctttacaaaatctcatgtcaaatcgatgacaaatattactttcacatagtgaagattattttgagaatccttattgttctcGTTGTTACAataatgacgattataatttcgtctattgccacgtccacattcattgatacattcatagtaataattttgtcttctttcagacttattacaTACTGcaatcacattctcttaagggaatgagaatggagcaaattcaatgggatgGGTTTTtaattctttgcccacaatcatacatgaatttgatcatggcaaggcatataaattttaccactttgggtggttataatttctttcaaactccattagagttacaatcacattttatcgtctttgcttgtatttaaaatcaaattatagaatgtcaaaaatttgaaagagaaaagtaaaatacttaccttaaatccagaatttaatcatgaaggaagttcatggaacaattgacaatcattatgctcaatctcaaagcttctactcaattgatTAGCGTCTCGTACTGATAACgtattataaaacaataaaagaagaagaatagtattgcagagaaaagcagagagagaattcttattgatattgggatgaattacaatggaatagaaccctctatttatagggagagggtgacttagccaccaagtaatgaatcctaaaatctctctaaatatagacattcaccataaataaaattctatttataacaaactaatttttttttgtcaaaataaaattttcattcaATCAAGTAAAGATTTATACACAGCTAGCTCTTTTGGACTTAAGAGTTAGTGTAGACAATCAATTGCgtcgaaaaaataaaatcaagatcgaaaaatattgcaacaattgtAGTATTTGATTTCGGGTAATTtaagtgttacaatctctatgattcctctgattctacttttccaatataaattcaagggcctttgagcttgagcTTGAATCTGAATTTGATTTATCCATTATgaacactttgattgttgccacgaatTGTATCACGAACAAGTAACCTTGATCTTGAACGCCTTGTATTTAATTTGAtttcgttcttgatcttgaatacttgaaatTTGTGTTGAAGTGCTTGAATTCTTGAACATTTGCAGTTTGCAGAGAATTCTGgcatttgatccacgagctctcttgTGTCTTCTTGTTATAATtcctggtgtcttttctgagttataaagacccctatttatagttgtgggatgGAAGACTTGTGATGAgcacaaactctttccgaccaatcagatTGAAGAGTGACAAGgtcgcatttgattggccagaacatgtcacttgcacatgttGCGCAGTTTCATTAGCCTTTTAATTTGATTTGGCAtaccttgtcattttgacacgtggcatggtcTCATTGGCTCTTCTGTTTGACTTGGCATGCCacatcatttgacacgtggcatcaAACTGgacctctaggaagatgacatcttgggctaaactcatcactttagcccaatgtattaagacttatttatttaatccatatatattgaacttatataattaattcaattatattagcccatagtatttatttggaccaatatatcgtgaatttaaaatataatccaaattatttcatggatttaattttaataaaatttatatgcctacagtTAGTTCTCtaggaaaattaaaattatgCTATAATCTATTTATGTTAGGTAAAAATTCAACCTATCTAGTATACGCTTCCATTTACAATTGCTTTGTCCTTTAACATGTAACTGTATAactgataataggtgaatttaactataattaggccctaaataaccaccttcttgtatagtttggatgataaaagtgataacaaaatgctcttattagtgtttttcatgctttgcaggttatatatgaccagagaaggctatggagtacttttgggatcaaatatggagaaaaagaggccgATCGTAAAATTCTGTCAAGTAAACCACGCAAAAAAGCTCAAGTCAGAATTGAAAGAGTACtgtcgcggttccaccgcgaccgcggaaGAACCACGGTAGAAAAGGGCTGCAAacaaagtgagaatcagagagcaagtttggccgcggtttgaccgcggtGGAGGCAGAgaacttcagggactaaagtgcaaaatacGAGATTtgtagcccaaaaccctatattaaacactagacttcgcccaagagagACATGTATTATTTTGGAGAGTTTTTTTGGCAAGAGGAACAAGTGTGAGCGagcacccaaaacatctttcttcttttctttgatttttcttgcaagttttatgatgaatattgttttagtttgtttacccatagttatgagtagctaaatcctttgtctaaggttttgatggaacctattgggggatgaacttcttgtttatgtgaatacaaattgctagtctcaatctttatttgttcaactttgtgtatgttgtagttaattgacaggatcctcaattagctgtgcctatttagtgtgcataactcgggagagagtgcatatttaggttattgttgaacaacaccactcccaaagtataagagggatctataactgcgggtttaaaggcgggattagggataacgaagccttgagtgcaatctaaagtgaaccgtgttaattagagctagctagtgtacctcgggagagtgcattgagtatattactgtgattactcgggagagaatttacggtaagatgagcgttcatgattgatagagaggtgttggtcaatttgtatgaagcataaacagaagggattccatcaataggggaagtcattaccttagcgttttctcattattgtttacaaccttagcatccttagtttacagctgtttatttacttgcaattttagttattgaagacaccatcaactgtgattcaaaTGTTTGGGAAAATTGGTTATCAAGAGTTTAGTAgttctaaagatagtgattgataggttaattctctgtggattcgactctgggcagaatacacatgttatatttgcaacgtccgcattgtcctttttataaggcatagttgggcatgatcaaattttggcaccgttgccggggaactaacggaattatcaattaccattaatagaaatacaaaaattcttagtgtagtcagttttctctacaccaagttttgattgaaaattttgacggttgttgacgtggttgcacaggtgtatgcctagaaactctACGAGGACTGGCGAATTACTTGAAGAACtctcagaccccgagaaaacattcCAAAAATTGAACTGTgccaacaaaagacttcaacaacctcatcaaacacacaaactcgaaattgacatgggtgacgtagacAACGTCAACGGAAACGTCAGAGATATGGCACCTCCTATGCCTGAGGCTGCactatatgactgggcacaacccacagctgacaATCTGGCCACTGCCATTGTTGTGCCCACGATACAAGCTGAATCGTTCCAAATCACGAACAACATGTTGCACTtgctgcaaaacaagggactattttctaGGACACCAGCcgaagatcctcagcagcacttgaagaacttcctgtcgatttgcaaaactcaaaggcaaccCAATGTAACTTGGGAACAATCAGActgttattatttccattctcGGTGACAAGAGCTGCTTAGgtctggctaaactcactccccataaactctatagaaacttgggatgagttagtcaagcaatttcatATCAAGTTCCACCCGCCCAACAAAacagctcaacaaattgatgagatcgtgagctttaaacagaaaccaatggagacactACATGAGACATGAAGCCGTTTTAAAGGAATATTGGTTATATGTccacaccatggtattccagatcagatgttgggacaacggttttacatgggactatcagatagcatgaagaacattgtagatacctcagctggtggggcatttttgagcaaaacatggagagaaggtCAGAGTCTACTTGACAAAATGGCTCAGAATTCGGGGTGGACGACGAGaaatgcacctatcactctagTGGTACACTCAGTGCCTTTTAACCCATCAAATTCCATGGCTGAAAATGTGGCGACCCTTTTGACACAgatgagcatactcaccaaaaaggtggaggaaTCAGGGCAGAAACAGCAAGTGCACATTGTAGATACTTCCAATGGAggcttgtgcacatcttgcattagtcagccaattggtaatccttggaatgcagaacatgatcatcagCAGCAACACCCTGAAGACATGAAATATGTGTCAAactatggaggccagagacagggcAATCAGAACTGGGGCCAGCAAACTCAACAGCCATACAGGCCACCTCAGCCACAGTACAACGCtagaaacatgggaggtatgagacctcccaacaatatggcaccttatcAAAGGGCACAAGGGTACAACAATCAGCAGCAAGGGTATCCCCCACCTCAGCAACCGCATGGTGGAAAGCAAGAAGATAGGTTCACGAGACTTGAAGCAATGATGCAACAGGTTATTGGGTCcaatgcaaaaataaatgaaagagtaGATGCATATGACGTAGCAATCAAAAATATTGAAGTGCAATTGGGCCAAATTTCaatgtctctgaacaatcgtcctcaGGGAACATTACCAGCAGACACCCAGATTAATCCAAAAGATCAGGGCCCAAAGCAGCTGATGGCGGTGAGTCTCCGTAATGGCAGGGATCTAGATGTAGAACAAGAGAGAGCCCGAGAAAATATATAGGCTGAGACATTCATTCCAGGGCCCATTGAGTTGGATGAGTCTACGATACTCACAGAAGTAACATTCCAACCTTCTTTGGAAGAAAAGAACATTTAGCAGGAGACCGGGAAAGTAGCTGAGCCAGctgaagagccagtagttgaAATAGAATCTGATAAAGAGAAGTCCCAagtgattgggaagaagagacctcctgcaCCCTTTCCACAGAGGCTGGCCAAGCATCAAAAGGAGGAGCAGTATAAAAAGTTCTTTGACATGctcaaacaaatccaggtaaatattccactgattgaagctttaaaggagatgcctgggtacgcaaaaatgatgaaggacttgatgtcccggaAATTTGATTTTCAAGACTTGGCTATGGTTACACTTACTCAGAcctgtagtgcagtggtgacGAGACCTATTGCTGAAAAGCTGTCTGATCCAGGtagctttacaattccatgcactattgggaatTTCGTCTTTGCTAAGGCGCTCTGTGATTTAGGGGCCAAcattaatcttatgcccctgtctatctataagaggttgggcattgggagagctagacccacctccaTGCTGCTGCAGCTGGACGACAGGACTGTGAAGCGTCCATTCGGTATCCTTGATGATGTGCTTATTCAGgtggggaaatttgtgttcccggcagattttgtgatcttggattgcaaagtggatgaagagattcctATAATCTTAGGAAGACAATTCTTGGCCATGGGGAGAGCCCTGATTGACTGTGAGACTGGGGAGCTCAAAATGAGACCCAATGACGAGGAAATAACGTTCAATGTGCAGaagtctatgaggcgaccaagcgaGTTCaccaattgctctcttattgatgtcgtggatgtaattgtagagtttgatgatgaggtgttGACAATTTAGGACCCCCTTGCTGCATGTTTGATGAACTTGGATGAAGTGAATGGTGAGAATTTGGTGGAATGAGTGTTGGCATTGGAAGGTAGAGGGTTCTAGGAGAGAAGTCTAAAgtttgagcccttgcacttagaaaagagagaaactcctccagctaagccatccattgaagaaccaccaaagctggagttaaagccattgccaacccacctcaggtatgaatttctgggatctgactccacattacctgttattatctcatctagtttgttagatgtgcaggttcAAAAACTTTTACATGTACTAAAGGAGTGCAAAACTGCCAtagggtggaccatggcagacatcaaggggatca
Proteins encoded in this window:
- the LOC104247452 gene encoding pentatricopeptide repeat-containing protein At1g09820 isoform X1; the encoded protein is MSVSYLRRCLHTRIPLRCLFTESSVNSEPTSSSTSTPNLVSNPLFKSRVSELISKQHWSQLKDLIKPISPTYFLQQLFDSGFDSTSILPFFKWSQHGYQVYHPLDHLFKLLILLVNDKRYPKVRSLLHDFVKYGKTHTVSSVFHTLLTCSDNVCANSIIVDMLVLAYVNNAKLDLALEAFNRAGDYEFKLSVLSCKPMLKGVVNEGKFEVTELLYKEMIRRRIEVDMYTFNIVINGLCKAGKLNKAKDVMEDMKVRGIIPNVVTYNTLIDGYCKRGGDGKMYKADAFLREMVEQGVSPNERTYNTLIDGFCKDDNVGAAMKLFKEMRFQGMRPDIVTFNSLINGLFGDGKVDEALGLRAEMLRLGLEPNIRTYNVLINGFSKMKMFREAKELFDDVMKQGLDFNVLTFNTVIDAHCKASKMEEAVALRELMSNKLICPNISTYNCLLGGYYREGNIEAAKKLLEEMEEKSVRADVVTYNIRIDAMCKRGESRRSVRLLDEMSEKGLIPSHVTYNTLMAGYCQEGNPKVAVTIRKRMEKEGKQPNVVTYNVLIKGFCQKDKLGEANAFLNEMLEKGLVPNRTTYDIIREEMIEKGFVPDIDGHLYNDVVNC
- the LOC104247452 gene encoding pentatricopeptide repeat-containing protein At1g09820 isoform X2; the encoded protein is MLKGVVNEGKFEVTELLYKEMIRRRIEVDMYTFNIVINGLCKAGKLNKAKDVMEDMKVRGIIPNVVTYNTLIDGYCKRGGDGKMYKADAFLREMVEQGVSPNERTYNTLIDGFCKDDNVGAAMKLFKEMRFQGMRPDIVTFNSLINGLFGDGKVDEALGLRAEMLRLGLEPNIRTYNVLINGFSKMKMFREAKELFDDVMKQGLDFNVLTFNTVIDAHCKASKMEEAVALRELMSNKLICPNISTYNCLLGGYYREGNIEAAKKLLEEMEEKSVRADVVTYNIRIDAMCKRGESRRSVRLLDEMSEKGLIPSHVTYNTLMAGYCQEGNPKVAVTIRKRMEKEGKQPNVVTYNVLIKGFCQKDKLGEANAFLNEMLEKGLVPNRTTYDIIREEMIEKGFVPDIDGHLYNDVVNC